In the genome of Phlebotomus papatasi isolate M1 chromosome 2, Ppap_2.1, whole genome shotgun sequence, one region contains:
- the LOC129804337 gene encoding spliceosome-associated protein CWC27 homolog — MSSIYIQEPPTSGKVLLKTSVGDIDIELWSREAPKACRNFVQLCMEGYYNSTIFHRLVKGFIVQGGDPEGNGSGGESIFGAPFKDEFHSRLRFTRRGLVAMANSGPNDNGSQFFFTLAATPELQNKHTIFGKVTGDTVFNMLKLEEGLVDEEERPVYPHKIIKTEILHNPFEDIEPRVTRKPEKEKEKKESKSREKGVKNFGLLSFGAEAEEDEEETMEFVKKSSGKAKSMHDAVEDPKLSRETLKAEKRDKSSTPDIEEDPRAAKDEEEVKKTAESVRNKLKSTKKAQKSPDKPIKEDSSDSDADYDLFDEEKQRKAQRKKDAERIREEILQVRKEYQKDRKRKSDLLDKERTVQEEKKQRSELLEEYLSEKGKYDALKKNHPRKGASRENFTLSLLAKFKNKLETMKEKHSEAPSEPTPPADDDADIQGDDWLSHELHFEEKLPVLAKDAATKQDDWYDVYDPRNPLNKRRRGDKGSDRRSRHDKRH, encoded by the exons ATGAGTAGTATTTATATTCAGGAGCCCCCCACCTCGGGGAAG GTGCTCCTGAAGACTTCCGTGGGGGATATTGATATTGAATTGTGGTCCAGGGAAGCCCCGAAAGCTTGCCGGAACTTTGTGCAACTGTGCATGGAGGGTTACTACAACTCCACAATCTTCCACAGACTTGTAAAGGGGTTTATTGTCCAAGGAGGGGACCCTGAAGGCAATGGTTCAGGCGGAGAATCGATATTTGGGGCTCCTTTTAAGGATGAATTCCACTCGAGGCTGCGATTTACGAGAAGAGGGCTCGTGGCTATGGCAAATTCAGGTCCCAATGACAATGGTTCACAGTTCTTCTTCACTCTGGCAGCTACTCCGGAGCTCCAGAACAAGCATACGATCTTTGGGAAAGTAACAGGAGACACGGTATTCAATATGCTGAAGCTCGAAGAGGGGCTCGTGGATGAGGAAGAGAGACCAGTGTATCcgcataaaataataaaaactgaGATTTTGCACAATCCTTTCGAGGATATTGAACCTCGAGTGACCAGAAAGCCCGAGaaggagaaagagaaaaaagagaGTAAGTCCAGGGAGAAGGGCGTTAAGAACTTCGGTTTACTCTCTTTTGGCGCAGAAGCTGAGGAGGATGAAGAGGAAACAATGGAATTTGTAAAGAAGTCTTCCGGAAAGGCTAAGTCCATGCACGATGCCGTTGAGGATCCCAAGCTGAGCCGGGAAACACTCAAGGCGGAGAAGAGGGATAAATCATCGACTCCGGACATCGAGGAAGACCCCAGGGCAGCCAAAGATGAAGAAGAGGTCAAAAAGACGGCCGAAAGTGTCAGGAACAAACTAAAATCCACCAAAAAAGCCCAAAAATCTCCAGATAAACCAATCAAGGAAGACTCCTCGGATTCCGATGCTGACTACGATCTGTTCGATGAGGAAAAGCAGCGCAAAGCCCAGAGGAAGAAAGACGCAGAGAGGATTCGTGAGGAAATCCTACAAGTACGCAAAGAGTATCAGAAAGACAGGAAGCGCAAAAGTGATCTCCTGGACAAGGAACGAACAGTCCAGGAGGAGAAGAAGCAGCGAAGTGAACTGCTGGAAGAGTATCTCTCGGAAAAGGGCAAATACGATGCCCTGAAGAAAAACCATCCCCGGAAAGGTGCCTCCAGGGAAAATTTCACTCTCTCCCTTCTGGCCAAGTTCAAGAACAAACTCGAAACGATGAAGGAAAAACACTCAGAAGCCCCGTCAGAGCCAACTCCTCCTGCAGATGATGATGCTGACATCCAGGGAGACGATTGGCTTTCCCATGAATTGCATTTTGAGGAGAAACTCCCAGTACTGGCCAAGGATGCTGCTACGAAGCAAGATGACTGGTACGATGTCTACGATCCCCGCAATCCGCTCAACAAGCGACGTCGCGGGGACAAAGGCAGCGACAGGAGAAGCAGGCACGACAAAAGGCATTGA